In Colletotrichum lupini chromosome 6, complete sequence, a single window of DNA contains:
- a CDS encoding xyloglucan-specific endo-beta-1,4-glucanase A, translating to MQFTSYLVSAMLAVTAVASPTPVSIDKRATKMCDAFGSVATGGFTIYHNNWGAAQATSGSQCTTFESLKSGSVAWSTSWTWAGGQGQVKSYSNVALEKVNKQLSAVKSIPSKWTWSYTGSNIVADVAYDLWLAPSVGANNKYEIMIWLGALGGAGPISSTGKTIDTPTIAGTKWSLYSGPNGDTTVYSFVAPSQIKSFNGDLNLFFTYLTSKQGVAKTNVITSLQAGTEPFSGTNAVFKTSAYTLTVQ from the exons ATGCAGTTCACCTCCTACCTCGTCTCGGCCATGCTGGCCGTCACGGCCGTGGCCTCCCCCACGCCCGTCAGCATCGACAAGCGTGCCACCAAGATGTGCGACGCCTTCGGCTCCGTCGCCACCGGCGGCTTCACCATCTACCACAACAACTGGGGTGCGGCCCAGGCTACCTCCGGCAGCCAGTGCACCACCTTCGAGTCCCTCAAGTCCGGCTCCGTCGCTTGGTCGACCTCCTGGACCTGGGCTGGTGGTCAGGGACAGGTTAAGTCCTACTCCAACGTTGCCCTTGAGAAGGTCAACAAGCAGCTCTCTGCTGTCAAGTCCATCCCCTCCAAGTGGACCTGGAG CTACACCGGCTCCAACATCGTTGCCGATGTCGCCTACGACCTCTGGCTCGCCCCCTCCGTTGGTGCCAACAACAAGTACGAAATTATGATCTGGCTTGGCGCCCTCGGCGGTGCTGGCCCCATCTCAAGCACTGGCAAGACCATCGACACTCCCACCATTGCCGGCACCAAGTGGTCCCTCTACTCTG GCCCCAACGGTGACACCACTGTCTACTCTTTCGTCGCCCCCAGCCAGATCAAGAGCTTCAACGGCGACTTGAACCTCTTCTTCACCTACCTCACCTCCAAGCAGGGCGTTGCCAAGACCAACGTCATCACCAGCCTCCAGGCCGGCACCGAGCCCTTCTCCGGCACCAACGCCGTCTTCAAGACCTCCGCCTACACCCTCACCGTCCAGTAA
- a CDS encoding HK97 family phage prohead protease, whose product MTSVPIHTTNGENGVRPEGKKQILLNAFDMSTVGHLSPGQWKNPADKSATKRDLNYWIDLAKLLERGGINALFLADTYGGYDTYEGSLDNCIRRAAQWPMTDPTIPISAMAAVTKNLTFAITASTSFEPPFLLAKRFSTLDHFTRGRIGWNIVTSWKKAAFKAIGLDSPIPHDERYAQADEYLRVLYKLWEGSWADDAITPDPENDSYADPDKIRTIHHHGKFFDLDTRHIVDPSPQRTPFLFQAGTSAAGSEFAATHAEGIFVSSHSPKLLRPKVKEIREKAAALGRDPQSVKFFATFTPIVGRTDEEAQAKHEELKKYASVIGGLVLVSGWTGIDLSKIPVDQEVTAADSLEAHKVRSILDAFTTTSEHVPKWTPRVIAERAAIGGLGPVSVGSPQKVADDLEYWIREGDLDGFNLGYVTTPGTFEDVVDLLIPELRRRGIYPEAPADDVAFTAREKVYGQGQKGLRADHPGSSYKYDVYKEEGASSKLAD is encoded by the exons ATGACTTCGGTACCGATCCACACAACCAATGGCGAAAATGGCGTCAGACCAGAGGGGAAGAAGCAGATTTTGCTCAATGCATTTGACATGTCTACTGTCGGGCACTTGTCTCCTGGACAATGGAAG AACCCCGCCGACAAGTCAGCAACTAAACGCGACCTTAACTACTGGATCGACCTCGCGAAGCTCTTAGAACGAGGCGGCATCAACGCCCTCTTCCTTGCCGACACCTATGGAGGTTACGATACCTACGAAGGAAGCCTTGACAACTGCATTCGCCGAGCGGCTCAATGGCCAATGACAGATCCTACTATT CCGATCAGTGCCATGGCCGCTGTCACGAAGAACCTCACATTCGCCATCACCGCATCCACATCATTTGAGCCGCCCTTCCTTCTCGCCAAGCGGTTTTCCACACTCGACCATTTTACAAGGGGCCGCATTGGATGGAACATTGTCACTTCTTGGAAGAAAGCAGCATTCAAGGCGATTGGCTTAGACAGCCCAATTCCCCATGACGAGCGGTATGCTCAGGCAGACGAGTATCTGCGGGTTCTTTACAA GCTTTGGGAAGGCTCATGGGCAGATGACGCGATTACCCCTGATCCCGAGAACGACAGCTATGCCGACCCCGATAAGATCCGGACGATTCACCACCACGGAAAGTTCTTCGACCTCGATACACGCCACATCGTCGATCCTTCACCCCAAAGAACCCCCTTCCTTTTCCAAGCAGGCACATCAGCGGCTGGATCAGAATTCGCGGCAACACATGCCGAGGGTATCTTCGTCTCCTCGCATTCCCCAAAGCTTCTACGCCCAAAGGTCAAAGAGATCAGAGAAAAGGCTGCAGCCCTAGGTAGAGACCCTCAGTCTGTCAAGTTCTTTGCAACTTTCACTCCGATTGTGGGACGGACCGACGAAGAGGCCCAGGCTAAGCACGAGGAGCTGAAGAAGTATGCTTCCGTCATTGGAGGATTGGTCCTCGTCAGCGGCTGGACGGGCATCGATCTGTCCAAAATCCCTGTCGACCAGGAGGTTACTGCCGCGGACTCTCTAGAGGCGCACAAGGTGCGCAGTATTCTCGATGCTTTCACGACGACCAGTGAGCATGTCCCCAAGTGGACACCTCGTGTCATTGCCGAACGAGCGGCGATTGGCGGGCTCGGACCGGTGTCTGTTGGAAGCCCTCAAAAGGTAGCGGATGACTTGGAGTACTGGATTCGTGAAGGTGACTTGGATGGTTTCAACTTGGGATATGTCACGACGCCAGGCACGTTCGAGGATGTCGTCGATCTTCTTATCCCAGAGCTTCGAAGGCGTGGAATCTATCCAGAGGCACCTGCCGACGACGTTGCTTTTACGGCCAGAGAGAAGGTCTACGGGCAGGGGCAGAAGGGATTGAGGGCTGATCACCCTGGCTCGTCTTACAAGTATGATGTATACAAGGAGGAAGGCGCAAGTTCGAAGCTTGCAGACTAA
- a CDS encoding major facilitator superfamily transporter: MLRASIRTADVAGDEIFVLPAFAQQGDDEIITMVVQARRKWWHIQWYSDTDTPEERRLINRLDLLIVPYAVLSYWVKYIDQSNLNNAYVAGLKEDLGFKGNELVQLQTFYIIGAVTGQLPMMFVLTYIPIHWLIPFLDIAWGVFTLLQFRVTGFAELAAYRFLVGWFEAAFFPVMHYLFGSWYRGDEIARRGGIFYVGLSLGTLTAGLIQAGASARLDGVHGLAGWRWMYIICSLITIPIGILGYFVIPGTPEQPNRLVLKRENIELSVERLKRAGHSSHGKFKFSNLKKVFFSWQFWGIIVVDVLFWNAGIHTSSGSFLLWIKSLGRYSAAKVNELGTIAPALGIFYTLFVCFASDLVMGPAWAITMSSAWNALGLLILTIWNVPEPAKWFAFSTIYSSVALSSVFHGWVNTQLRSSPAERSFTLVLINAISQSSTAWTPLLVFPTVEAPRYPKGFAFTLACAILLIVATHILRMYVKRRDPQLENSSGFPESDHEDIPTIENGKQPPVARSPTVKAPSRTLSGVQERKSEIFISKYGVVITALFNIVASGLVATRCGDAPPELPAIP, translated from the exons ATGTTGCGGGCGAGTATCCGCACGGCGGATGTTGCTGGAGATGAG ATCTTTGTTCTCCCAGCATTCGCACAACAAGGCGACGACGAGATTATCACCATGGTCGTCCAAGCTCGTCGCAAGTGGTGGCACATCCAATGGTACTCCGACACCGATACACCGGAGGAACGCAGATTGATCAACAGACTTGACCTTCTCATTGTTCCGTACGCGGTTCTGAGCTACTGGGTCAAGTACATTGATCAATCGAACCTGAACAATGCCTACGTTGCCGGCCTGAAGGAAGACCTCGGATTCAAGGGCAATGAACTCGTCCAACTGCAGACGTTTTACATCATCGGAGCTGTCACTGGGCAGCTGCCGATGATGTTTGTCCTGACATACATCCCGATCCATTGGCTCATTCCCTTTTTGGACATTGCCTGGGGCGTCTTTACACTCCTCCAGTTCCGCGTTACTGGATTTGCTGAGTTGGCTGCATACCGCTTCCTAGTCGGCTGGTTTGAGGCTGCCTTCTTCCCGGTTATGCACTATCTCTTTG GCTCCTGGTATCGTGGAGATGAGATCGCGAGACGTGGCGGCATCTTCTATGTCGGTCTTTCACTTGGCACACTCACTGCGGGTCTGATCCAAGCTGGCGCCTCTGCACGACTCGACGGAGTGCATGGACTCGCTGGCTGGAGATGGATGTACATCATCTGCTCTCTCATCACCATTCCCATCGGCATCTTGGGCTACTTCGTCATCCCGGGCACCCCTGAACAGCCCAACCGACTCGTTCTCAAGAGAGAAAACATCGAATTGAGCGTGGAGAGACTGAAGCGCGCAGGTCACTCATCTCACGGGAAATTCAAGTTCAGCAACTTGAAGAAAGTCTTTTTCTCGTGGCAATTCTGGGGAATCATTGTTGTGGACGTTCTCTTCTGGAATGCAGGTATTCACACCTCGTCGGGTAGCTTCTTGCTCTGGATCAAGAGTCTCGGTCGTTATTCGGCAGCCAAGGTGAACGAACTCGGCACGATTGCGCCTGCTCTCGGCATCTTCTACACTTTGTTCGTCTGTTTCGCATCGGATCTCGTCATGGGACCGGCCTGGGCAATCACGATGTCAAGTGCTTGGAACGCCCTGGGGCTTCTCATCTTGACCATTTGGAACGTCCCGGAGCCTGCCAAATGGTTCGCATTCTCCACCATCTACTCCTCAGTTGCACTGTCGAGTGTGTTTCATGGGTGGGTGAATACACAATTGCGGTCTTCACCAGCAGAAAGATCCTTCACACTCGTCCTCATCAACGCTATCTCTCAGTCGTCTACGGCATGGACCCCGCTCTTGGTCTTTCCCACAGTCGAGGCACCTCGGTACCCCAAGGGCTTTGCGTTTACCCTGGCCTGTGCCATTCTTCTCATCGTCGCAACTCACATCTTGCGTATGTACGTCAAACGCAGAGA TCCTCAACTCGAGAATTCTAGCGGGTTTCCTGAAAGTGATCATGAAGACATCCCAACCATTGAAAACGGCAAGCAACCACCAGTTGCA CGGAGCCCGACCGTGAAAGCCCCTAGTAGAACACTTTCTGGCGTTCAAGAACGGAAATCTGAAATTTTCATTAGCAAGTATGGCGTGGTTATCACGGCCTTGTTCAACATCGTAGCATCGGGATTAGTTGCGACCCGCTGCGGAGATGCGCCTCCTGAACTACCGGCAATACCATGA
- a CDS encoding 4-hydroxyacetophenone monooxygenase, whose protein sequence is MGDHIDTTPSQVVEQKEAPIETPLKNGSDKQTLIDRTVDSLLTPPKSIYDDYPIKLIERYIDEPRELRVAVIGAGLSGVLAGILLPAKVPGIKLSIYEKNADVGGTWFENIYPGVRCDVPAHVYQSTFDPNTQWTEEFAQGAEIRDYWQGLARKYDVYKHLHLAQRVEGLNWVESRSIWQITIRDLATDAIRTEEAEFVLTAIGRFNAWKLPDYPGIKDFKGVLRHASNWDPSFDPREKKVAVIGNGASGIQLTSNLHKVVSRLDHYARNKTWVTASFAGDETSIEPIVIPENLRETFRKDPEAYLLYRKELESKYFRHFTGWLKGSSENDEAREKFRKFMNDRLTKKPELIDALIPDFSPHCRRLTPGPGYFEAISSDKTEYIQTRIKRITETGIETEDGKYREVDAIFCATGANVDMAPPFPITAKGQDLREVWRPDGPYTYFGSATPGFPNLLFIHGPNGSGRSGTVPHNVENQITYFARILRKASREGIKTIQPTKRAADNFTQYSDAFFATTVLSENCSSWYNSGKAGSRIHGLWPGSATLATIVQREPRWEDFEYEYVGDSENPFLWYFGLGCTKRELDPESDVTPYLKAGGVDVKDVHESWHSVP, encoded by the exons ATGGGTGACCACATTGACACAACGCCCTCACAAGTCGTGGAACAGAAGGAGGCTCCGATTGAGACACCTTTGAAGAACGGGTCCGACAAACAGACTCTCATTGACCGCACCGTCGACTCACTCCTCACGCCACCAAAGTCCATTTATGATGATTACCCGATCAAACTCATCGAAAGATACATAGACGAGCCGCGGGAGCTGAGGGTTGCTGTGATCGGAGCAGGTCTATCGGGTGTCCTTGCTGGCATCCTCTTACCAGCAAAGGTGCCCGGCATCAAGCTCTCGATTTACGAGAAGAACGCCGACGTG GGCGGCACATGGTTCGAGAACATCTATCCAGGCGTTCGTTGCGACGTACCAGCCCACGTATATCAGTCAACATTTGACCCCAACACACAATGGACGGAGGAATTTGCCCAAGGCGCCGAGATCCGCGACTACTGGCAGGGCCTGGCGCGGAAATACGACGTTTACAAGCACCTCCATCTCGCACAACGAGTTGAAGGCCTGAACTGGGTAGAATCACGCTCAATCTGGCAAATCACCATTCGCGACCTCGCGACAGACGCAATTCGCACAGAGGAGGCCGAGTTCGTCCTCACAGCCATAGGCCGCTTCAACGCCTGGAAGCTACCAGACTACCCTGGTATCAAGGACTTCAAGGGAGTCCTCAGACACGCCTCGAACTGGGACCCCAGCTTCGACCCGAGAGAAAAGAAGGTCGCGGTGATTGGCAACGGCGCCAGCGGTATTCAGCTCACATCAAATCTGCACAAGGTTGTCTCGCGGCTGGATCACTACGCGCGGAATAAGACGTGGGTCACAGCTTCGTTTGCGGGCGACGAGACCTCCATCGAGCCCATCGTCATCCCCGAGAACCTCAGAGAGACCTTCCGCAAGGATCCAGAGGCGTACCTCCTGTACCGCAAGGAGCTGGAGAGCAAATACTTCCGTCACTTCACCGGCTGGCTGAAGGGCTCGAGCGAGAACGACGAGGCGCGAGAAAAGTTCCGCAAGTTCATGAACGACAGGCTCACCAAGAAACCCGAGCTCATCGACGCACTCATCCCAGACTTCTCGCCACACTGCCGGCGTCTAACACCCGGGCCGGGCTACTTCGAGGCCATTTCTTCCGACAAGACGGAGTACATCCAGACGCGTATCAAGCGGATCACGGAGACGGGCATCGAGACGGAAGACGGCAAGTACCGCGAAGTCGACGCAATCTTTTGCGCTACAGGCGCGAATGTCGATATGGCGCCTCCATTCCCCATCACGGCCAAGGGCCAGGACCTCCGCGAGGTCTGGCGCCCCGATGGACCGTATACATACTTCGGCTCCGCAACGCCCGGGTTCCCGAACCTGCTCTTCATCCACGGCCCCAACGGGTCGGGACGCTCCGGCACGGTCCCGCACAACGTCGAGAATCAGATTACGTATTTCGCACGCATCCTCCGTAAGGCGAGCCGCGAGGGCATCAAGACGATTCAGCCCACCAAGAGGGCGGCGGATAATTTTACACAGTACTCTGATGCCTTCTTCGCGACGACAGTGTTGTCGGAGAACTGCAGCTCTTGGTATAACAGCGGCAAAGCCGGTTCTAGGATACACGGGTTGTGGCCTGGGTCTGCTACGCTGGCGACGATCGTGCAGCGGGAGCCGCGGTGGGAGGACTTTGAGTATGAATATGTTGGCGACTCGGAGAATCCGTTCTTATGGTATTTTGGACTTGGATGCACGAAGAGGGAGCTGGACCCGGAATCCGACGTGACTCCTTACCTTAAGGCTGGAGGTGTGGATGTCAAAGATGTCCATGAGAGTTGGCATAGTGTTCCTTAG
- a CDS encoding major facilitator superfamily transporter, with amino-acid sequence MAEIADPAKGDVIPPKSERHPVKWYRSTFYNMTILGLCNLAAPGIWGAMNSLGAGGAASPKVVNAANALTFCLMVVSCYFSSVIVHYIGIKGALIFGTIGYAPFAAGLYTNNRYGVEWLMLLGAALCGISAGVFWMAEAAIAIAYPEPWNRGKALGYWLTYRLCGQILGGAINLGLNADNDQAGKVSYTVFIIFIAIQAAGPFVGFFLNKPEQVERQDGKKVSLAILENSWYEIKATTRNLLKPKFLLIVLWIGQAVFAEAVFFTYLASWFSVRSRALGSFLSGIVAVISGNLLGHWLDRAKVSLKLRTRSTFWTLVVTQGAWWLWATVLATRFRQTRPVHDWASPGFGAAFAVYIFLTIGFQINYLFLYFIVTNLAEGEEEVIRYAALLRGVESAWQAVSYGLTSITLFGEVGAIYLNFALWAVAIGPAWLVLRHFGSGLSAHVEEVREVSGVVSSEDGESDVKH; translated from the exons ATGGCAGAAATCGCCGACCCAGCAAAGGGCGATGTCATCCCTCCCAAGTCGGAGCGTCATCCAG TGAAATGGTACCGCTCGACGTTCTACAACATGACCATCCTCGGCCTCTGCAACCTCGCGGCCCCAGGTATCTGGGGCGCCATGAACTCCCTCGGCGCAGGCGGCGCCGCCTCGCCAAAGGTCGTCAACGCCGCCAACGCCCTCACATTCTGCCTCATGGTGGTGTCCTGCTACTTCTCCTCCGTCATCGTCCACTACATAGGCATCAAGGGCGCCCTCATCTTTGGAAC CATCGGCTACGCCCCCTTCGCAGCAGGCCTCTACACAAACAACCGCTACGGCGTCGAATGGCTCATGCTCCTCGGCGCCGCCCTCTGCGGCATCTCCGCCGGCGTCTTCTGGATGGCCGAGGCCGCCATCGCCATCGCCTACCCGGAGCCATGGAACCGCGGCAAGGCGCTGGGCTACTGGCTCACCTACCGCCTCTGCGGCCAGATCCTCGGCGGCGCCATCAACCTCGGCCTCAACGCGGACAACGACCAGGCCGGCAAGGTCTCGTACACCGTCTTCATTATCTTTATTGCCATCCAGGCTGCGGGCCCGTTTGTCGGCTTCTTCTTGAATAAGCCGGAGCAGGTGGAGAGGCAGGATGGCAAAAAGGTTAGCTTGGCGATTTTGGAGAATTCGTGGTATGAGATCAAGGCTACGACGAGGAACTTGTTGAAGCCGAAGTTCCTTTTGATTGTTCTTTGGATTGGCCAGGCTGTGTTTGCGGAGGCTGTGTTCTTCACGTATCTTGCCT CATGGTTCTCTGTTCGATCTCGAGCTCTCGGATCCTTCCTTTCCGGCATCGTGGCCGTGATTTCCGGTAATCTTCTCGGA CACTGGCTTGATCGCGCAAAGGTGTCACTCAAGCTCCGCACGAGGTCGACCTTCTGGACTCTCGTCGTCACTCAGGGCGCGTGGTGGCTCTGGGCGACCGTCCTCGCGACGCGGTTCCGCCAGACCCGCCCTGTCCACGACTGGGCCAGCCCTGGCTTCGGAGCCGCCTTTGCGGTCTACATCTTCCTCACGATCGGATTCCAGATCAACTATCTCTTCTT GTACTTCATCGTCACAAACCTGGCCGAAGGCGAAGAGGAAGTCATCCGCTACGCCGCCCTGCTCCGCGGAGTCGAGTCGGCGTGGCAGGCCGTCAGCTACGGCCTCACATCAATCACCCTCTTTGGCGAGGTCGGCGCAATCTACCTCAACTTTGCGCTGTGGGCCGTGGCCATCGGGCCCGCGTGGCTGGTCCTGAGACACTTTGGCTCCGGGCTGTCGGCGCACGTGGAGGAGGTGCGCGAGGTGAGCGGCGTGGTGTCTAGCGAGGATGGCGAATCGGACGTGAAGCACTAG
- a CDS encoding dibenzothiophene desulfurization enzyme A, protein MPLHGAFQEPSFGGPGELSNRSFPGNNQEGGVQGSSALAWGPPMARLCVVVRLAPPSRPVASSPRLHGAGPTPSIGRGNLGNFFPFGTFLISTIDSRELRDSYSRSKKDEENMADTTGSAKPKKSLVLNAFVEMCSGHQSPGLWRHPEDESWRFNEISHWVELAKLLEEAKFHGIFIADVLGGYDVYSQSLDPAKVSGAQWPVNEPLAPVAAMAAVTKNIGFGVTVSTTYEQPYHLARRLSTLDHLTGGRLGWNIVTSYLDSAAKNMGLTQQPQHDDRYAQAEEYIKVMYKLFESSWRDDAVKLDRKSGIYTQPDLVRKIDHNGRFFTVPGPHIVQPSPQRTPLLLQAGTSKAGKQFAAQHAEAIFVSAHAPAVCAKNIAEIRELARTQYGRDGKDIKVLALVTPILGATEEEAQAKLADYRKYASHEGALALFGGWTGIDLSKYGDEEELRQVESNAVKSTVEGYARFSPGTSKWTKHTIAEHVSIGGNGPIFVGTASQVADGLETWIEEADVDGFNFAYALFPQSFKDIIDLLLPELRRRGLFWDDYAVPGGTYRENFYRKQGQSGPLDEHVAASYRWKAGVSAEEAKIPE, encoded by the exons ATGCCTTTACACGGAGCTTTTCAGGAGCCATCATTCGGAGGCCCAGGCGAGCTATCGAACAGGAGCTTCCCTGGAAACAATCAGGAAGGCGGAGTGCAGGGGTCGTCGGCATTGGCGTGGGGTCCGCCCATGGCCCGTTTGTGCGTCGTCGTGCGTCTTGCGCCACCGAGCCGTCCGGTGGCATCATCGCCCCGGCTCCACGGTGCCGGACCCACGCCGAGTATCGGGAGGGGCAATTTGGG AAACTTCTTCCCTTTTGGAACCTTTCTCATAAGCACGATCGATTCTCGCGAACTTAGAGACTCGTACTCCAGAAGTAAGAAAGACGAAGAAAACATGGCCGACACGACGGGAAGCGCAAAGCCGAAGAAGAGCCTCGTGCTCAATGCCTTCGTTGAGATGT GCAGTGGACACCAGTCCCCCGGACTCTGGAGGCATCCCGAAGACGAGTCGTGGCGCTTCAACGAAATCAGCCATTGGGTTGAGTTGGCTAAGCTGCTCGAGGAGGCCAAGTTCCACGGCATTTTCATCGCCGATGTTCTTG GCGGCTACGATGTCTACTCGCAGTCCCTCGACCCCGCAAAGGTTTCCGGTGCCCAATGGCCCGTCAACGAGCCATTGGCCCCTGTGGCTGCCATGGCTGCGGTAACGAAGAACATTGGCTTCGGCGTGACGGTATCGACGACATATGAGCAGCCGTACCACCTCGCAAGGCGTTTGTCGACTCTTGATCATCTCACGGGCGGTCG TCTTGGTTGGAAT ATCGTGACGAGCTACCTAGATTCCGCAGCAAAGAACATGGGTCTCACCCAGCAGCCCCAG CACGACGACCGATACGCGCAAGCCGAGGAGTACATCAAGGTCATGTACAAGCTCTTCGAGTCCTCATGGAGAGACGACGCCGTCAAGCTCGACCGCAAGTCAGGCATCTACACCCAGCCTGACCTCGTCCGCAAGATCGATCACAACGGGCGCTTCTTCACCGTCCCCGGCCCGCACATCGTCCAACCCAGTCCGCAACGCACCCCTCTCCTCCTGCAAGCGGGAACCTCCAAGGCCGGCAAACAATTCGCGGCGCAGCACGCCGAAGCCATCTTCGTTTCGGCGCACGCGCCCGCCGTGTGCGCAAAGAACATTGCCGAGATCCGGGAGCTCGCGCGGACGCAGTACGGCCGCGACGGTAAGGATATCAAGGTGCTCGCGCTCGTGACGCCTATCCTGGGCGCtacggaggaggaggcgcaGGCGAAGCTGGCGGATTACCGCAAGTACGCCTCGCACGAGGGCGCGCTGGCGCTGTTCGGTGGCTGGACGGGCATCGATTTGAGCAAGTATGGTGACGAGGAGGAGCTGCGGCAGGTGGAGAGCAACGCTGTCAAGTCGACTGTTGAGGGGTACGCGCGGTTCTCGCCGGGTACGTCAAAGTGGACGAAGCATACTATTGCCGAGCACGTCAGCATTGGTGGCAACGGGCCCATTTTTGTCGGTACGGCTTCGCAGGTTGCTGATGGGCTTGAGACGTGGATTGAGGAGGCGGATGTTGATGGATTCAACTTT GCGTACGCCCTCTTCCCACAGTCCTTCAAGGACATTATCGATCTTCTGCTGCCGGAGCTGCGTCGTCGCGGTCTCTTCTGGGACGACTACGCGGTTCCCGGGGGAACGTACAGAGAGAACTTTTACCGCAAGCAGGGCCAGTCGGGACCGCTGGACGAGCACGTCGCGGCGTCATACAGGTGGAAGGCGGGAGTTTCGGCTGAAGAGGCCAAGATTCCGGAATAA
- a CDS encoding acetyl-CoA hydrolase, whose product MASPIASAALRARVKRPSMLKKLTKPQDLLQHFPNGAYIGWSGFTGVGYPKKMPTYLADHVEQNSLQGQLKYSLFVGASSGAETENRWASLDMINRRAPHQVGKAISKGINEGRIHFFDKHLSQFPVDLVYGFYTKDRPNKNLDVVVVEATEIKEDGSIVPGASVGATPELVQMADKIIIEVNTALPNFDGLHDITMTDVPPRRKPYLITSVEDRIGTNSIPIDPEKVVGIIESDYMDQTGPNAPEDDGSRAIARHLIEYFEHEVKHDRLPKSLLPLQSGIGNIANAVVGGLKDSNFENLKVWTEVIQDTFLDLFDSGKLEFATATSVRFSPDGFKRFYDNWESYHNKLLLRNQQVSNSPEIIRRLGVIGMNTPVEVDIYAHANSTCVMGSRMLNGMGGSGDFLRNAKYSIMHTPSTRPSKTDPHGVSCIVPMCTHIDQTEADIDVIVTEQGLADVRGLSPRERARVIIKKCAHPVYQPILLDYFEKAEFECLRKGMGHEPHLLFNSFDLHKALVEEGSMQKVKSFK is encoded by the exons ATGGCGTCTCCTATTGCTTCCGCCGCTCTGCGGGCTCGCGTCAAGCGTCCCTCGATGCTCAAGAAGCTCACCAAGCCCCAAGATCTCCTGCAGCACTTTCCCAATGGCGCCTACATCGGCTGGTCCGGCTTCACTGGCGTCGGGTACCCCAAGAAGATGCCCACCTACTTGGCGGACCACGTCGAGCAGAACTC TCTTCAGGGCCAGCTCAAGTACAGCCTGTTTGTCGGTGCCTCCTCCGGCGCCGAGACCGAGAACCGCTGGGCCAGCTTGGATATGATCAATCGCCGAGCCCCCCATCAGGTCGGCAAAGCCATCTCCAAGGGCATCAACGAGGGCAGGATTCACTTCTTCGACAAGCACCTGTCGCAGTTCCCCGTCGACCTCGTATACGGCTTCTATACCAAGGACCGCCCAAACAAGAACCTTGACGTTGTCGTAGTCGAGGCCACAGAGATCAAGGAGGATGGCAGCATCGTTCCTGGTGCGTCTGTCGGAGCGACCCCTGAGCTCGTGCAGATGGCCGACAAGATCATCATCGAGGTCAACACCGCGCTGCCCAACTTTGACGGTCTCCACGACATCACCATGACCGACGTGCCCCCGCGCCGCAAGCCCTACCTCATCACCAGCGTCGAGGATCGCATCGGAACGAACTCTATCCCCATTGACCCCGAGAAGGTCGTTGGCATCATCGAGTCCGACTACATGGATCAGACCGGCCCCAACGCCCCCGAAGACGACGGCTCCAGAGCCATCGCCAGACATCTGATCGAATACTTCGAGCACGAGGTTAAGCACGACCGTCTTCCCAAGAGCCTGCTCCCGCTGCAGTCCGGTATCGGCAACATTGCCAACGCCGTCGTTGGAGGCCTCAAGGACAGCAACTTTGAAAACCTCAAGGTGTGGACCGAGGTCATCCAGGATACCTTCCTCGACCTCTTTGACTCGGGCAAGCTCGAATTTGCGACAGCCACCTCGGTGCGCTTTTCCCCCGACGGCTTCAAGCGCTTCTACGACAACTGGGAGAGCTACCACAACAAGCTCCTCCTCCGCAACCAGCAGGTCTCCAACTCCCCCGAGATCATTCGCCGCCTCGGCGTCATTGGCATGAACACCCCTGTCGAGGTTGACATTTACGCCCACGCCAACAGCACGTGTGTCATGGGCTCCCGCATGCTCAACGGTATGGGCGGTAGCGGCGATTTCCTCCGCAACGCAAAGTACAGCATCATGCACACTCCCTCGACGCGCCCTTCCAAAACAGACCCCCACGGAGTCAGCTGTATCGTCCCAATGTGCACGCACATTGACCAGACCGAGGCGGACATTGACGTCATTGTCACTGAGCAAGGCCTCGCTGACGTTCGTGGGCTGAGTCCCCGCGAGCGTGCGCGCGTCATCATTAAGAAGTGCGCCCACCCGGTCTACCAGCCCATCCTCCTCGACTACTTCGAGAAGGCCGAGTTTGAGTGCTTGCGCAAGGGCATGGGCCACGAGCCTCATCTGCTCTTCAACTCCTTTGATCTCCACAAGGCACTGGTTGAGGAGGGTAGTATGCAGAAGGTCAAGAGCTTCAAATGA